DNA sequence from the Candidatus Cloacimonadaceae bacterium genome:
TCTTCCTTAGTGGCGTCGGCTTTGAGGATTGTGGCGTCAATGATGCTTTCGATGCCACTTTCGGGATCAAAAAGCTGATCTGGCTCTTCTGCACGGCAGACAGCGCATCCGAGACAGATATTGTGTGCTCCGCCGCATTTGCAGGCTTCGTTTTTAACAAAGAGTTTACAGGCGATGGTTTCGATCTTATTCATGTATTTCTCCGGTTAAAGATGTTTTGGCAAGCGCTAATTGTCCGCAGGCGCCCATGATGTCCGCGCCTTTGCTTTTGCGCAGAGTGACAGCTTGAGGGATGCTCATCGCGGCGGTCATGAAAGTCTCGATCTGAGCCTTTCCGGGAGCTTCGAAGGGGAGGTTTGGCACAGGATTATAGGGGATGAAATTGATCTTGCAGGAAAGATCACCAGCGAAGCGGCGCAGGGCTTTGATATCGGTGCTGCTCATGTTCACTCCGGGGATCAGGATATATTCGATCGTGATGCGAAAAGGGCTTTTTTGTTGATAATAGAGCAGCGCGTTTTTAAGTTGGGCGAGGGGATATTTGAGGTTGATCGGCATGATCTGATCGCGCACTGCGTCGATGGCGGAATTGAGCGAAACGGCAAGTTTCGTCCTGATCCCGCTATCGGCGAGTTTGATGATGCCGGGCACGATGCCGCAGGTGGAAATTGTGGTGCGTCGCGGACTGAAGGCAAGGCTCTGAATGTGCTGAATGAGTTTGATCGCATCCAGCACATTCTGCAGATTGTCAAGCGGCTCGCCCATGCCCATCAACACGAGATTGGTGATGCGACCGGGCAGTGCTTTTTCTGCCGCGATGAGGATCTGCTGTACCATCTCGTGAGTTTCCAGATTACGCTTTAGCCCCATCCCGCCGGTAGCACAGAACATGCATGCTCTGGCACAGCCGACCTGAGAGGAGAAACAAAGCGTCTGTTTTTTCGCTTCCGGCATCAGCACCATTTCGATCAAAGCGTTGTCGCGCATTTTGAGACGGAATTTACGGCTGCCGTCATGCGAGGTTTGCACATGATCGATCTCCGGCATAGCCATGTCCAAGGATTGTTTCACGAAAGCCTTGAAATCGGCGGGCAGATCCGTCATTTTGTCGATGTCGTGAACCTGCCTTTGATAGATCCATTTGAGTAGTTGGCGAGACCGGTAGGCGGGAAAGCCGGCGTTTAAAATAGCGCACAGTTTTTCCGGTAGAATGCCATAGATGCTGTCTAACATGGCTCTATGCTTGGCTCGCTGATCGTTTCGAGTTTGCGGAAGCTCTCCAGATCGATCTCCATCAGCACCTGGTCTTCATCTGTGAGGTGCACTTTCTTGTTCAGAACGTCGATCTTATAGACAAACATCTTCTTTCCATTGCAGCTCACGCAGGTGCCCGGGATCGGGAAATCGAGAGCTTCCTCCACATAAAAATCTTCCTCGAAATTGAGGCAGCAAAGCAACCTGCCACAGGGACCGGAGATTTTGGAGAGATTACCGGCAAGGTTTTGATCCTTTGCCATCTTGATGGTTACCTGGTTAAAACGTTTGAGGAAGCTGCCGCAACAATATTGGATGCCGCACATCCCAAAGCCGCCGAGGCGCTTGGCTTCGTCGCGTCCGGTGGTTTGATGCAGTTCGATGCGGGTCTTGAAGACGTTTGCCAGCTCGCGCACAAAGACGCGGAAATCGATGCGTCCGTCGGCGGTGAAAAAGAAGGTGAGTTTGTTGCTGTCAAATTGGTAGATGGTTTCGATCAGCTTCATATCAAAGGAATAGCGGTGCAAAATATCCATGAAGGTTTTGGCGGCTTTCTCCTCTTCAAAATGGATGTTGTGCAGCTTTTCGATGTCGTCCTCAGTGGCGATTCGCTTGATCGTCTGCACTTTGGCATTCTGCACCTGAGCATGAATCTCCTCGCTGTTGATGGCAAGATGTATCACTTGGGCAATGTCGTCCCCGCGCTCCACTTCCACGATGATGAGATCTTCCGGGTTGATGGACAGATTTGGATTATTTTGGTAGTATCCCAGGCGTCCGGTGCGGAATTCTACTTCTATATAGTCTTGCATTATAGCTCCTTAGGTGTTTTCAGAGATGTGTTTCAGCAGCTTGATTTCAGGAGAGCTGAGCTCAAGTCCTCGGCGCTGTTTCACCAGTTTTGCCGTATCGCAAATAGCATCAAAACGATATGATACCAGGTTTCCGGCTTCTCCCCAGGAAAAATCCGGGATGAAACCGCTAATCAGATTTGCTCCATAGAGATTTGCTCCGATGCCGATGACGCAGCCGGTGTTGATGCTGCAATTGATGCCCAGCTTGACGTGGTCGGCAATGATCGAGCCCAGAAACATGCTGCCGCTGTCGATCATGCAATTTTCGCGATAGGAATGAAACGCCACGTTTTTGTAGGTGTTTTTCAGGTCGCTGTTATTGGTGTCGGCGCCGATATTGACCCATTCGCCCACAAAGGCGTGCCCCAGAAAGCCGTCGTGCTGCTTGTTGCTAAAAGCTTGGAAGATAGAGCATTCCACCTCACCGCCAACCTTGCAGACCGCTCCAATCGAGGTGCCGCCATAAATCTTGGCGCCGATTTTGATCAGGCTCTTTTTGCCGATGTAGCAAGGACCCATGATCACAGCATTGGACATCACGCATGCGTCTTCATCGATCACGATCGGTCCGTCCGAAGCATCCAAAACCACTCCCGGTTTAAGGCTGACGTTTTCCCCGATCCAGACATTGTAGGGATTGAGCACGGTCACGCCAGGCTCTGTTTCAAAGGAATTGTCCTTATCATAAAAGAATAGCTCAAAATCCTCTTTGATCAACCGGGGGTTGTCAAGAATGATTTGAGCAAGGTTTTGATAGAGGTCAAGATCGCATTCGCTGCAGCGAACACCACGTTCTTGAAGCTCTTCGATCGTGGGAAGTTGAGCGAAGATACCCGAAGTCCGAAAGGCGACGATGCTATCCTCGCGGATCAACGCCTGCTGCGGCTGTAGGGTTTTTATCTCAGCGTATGCTTTTTCGCAGGGGATCAATCTGGAGTTCACCAATAACGAATCGCTTTCAGAGGCTTGATTGACCTGCCAATCTGGATGCCGATGGAGATAGACCTCAAGCAAAGAATGATCTATCCACACTGCCTGGTCTTCGTCCCCGAAAACGTTTTGCAGCCGCTGCCGCAGCTTGAGGATACCGCAACGGATATCGGATACACTCCTCGTGAGAGTGATCGGATGAAAGGCATCGGACAAATGGTCGTCAAAAACTATCATTGCGATACTCCTTTATAGGGTCTTTTCCCGTGCCAGACAAAGAGATTGAACTGCCCGAGCACCATGGTGAAGACCAAAAAGAAGGTCTGAATGATCAGCCACAGTGGGTAGAAGCGCAGCATTCTTGCTGACACGTTGAAGTGGCTTCGCGCATAAGAAATAAATATGTGTTCGATGCACACCCGCAACGCGAAGATGATTAGCGCTAGTTTCCATGAAAAGATCAGCATAACCAGCGCACCCCAATACATGAAAGCCATCGTGAGCAGGATGAAAAAGAATTCCGGATTGAACTTAAGCTGATATTTCATATTTGAAGCCCAGCGTGAGCGTTGGTTGACGAGCTGGTGCCAGGACTTCACCGGCAAGGTATTCACGAAACTGCGTTTGTCAAAATTGAAGATGATCCTGTGACCTTGTCTGCGCATCAGTTGCATCAGGTTGACGTCGTCTCCTGAGATCAGATGGCGGATCTTGTCAAAGCCGCCCACAGCATCGAAAGCGGCTCTAGTATAAGCAAGATTTTGCCCAATGCAAGCCCAGCTTTTACCAAGCGTGTATCCTCCGCCTAACACCATATAGGTGCCGGCGAAATCAAAATG
Encoded proteins:
- the ricT gene encoding regulatory iron-sulfur-containing complex subunit RicT: MQDYIEVEFRTGRLGYYQNNPNLSINPEDLIIVEVERGDDIAQVIHLAINSEEIHAQVQNAKVQTIKRIATEDDIEKLHNIHFEEEKAAKTFMDILHRYSFDMKLIETIYQFDSNKLTFFFTADGRIDFRVFVRELANVFKTRIELHQTTGRDEAKRLGGFGMCGIQYCCGSFLKRFNQVTIKMAKDQNLAGNLSKISGPCGRLLCCLNFEEDFYVEEALDFPIPGTCVSCNGKKMFVYKIDVLNKKVHLTDEDQVLMEIDLESFRKLETISEPSIEPC
- the rlmN gene encoding 23S rRNA (adenine(2503)-C(2))-methyltransferase RlmN translates to MLDSIYGILPEKLCAILNAGFPAYRSRQLLKWIYQRQVHDIDKMTDLPADFKAFVKQSLDMAMPEIDHVQTSHDGSRKFRLKMRDNALIEMVLMPEAKKQTLCFSSQVGCARACMFCATGGMGLKRNLETHEMVQQILIAAEKALPGRITNLVLMGMGEPLDNLQNVLDAIKLIQHIQSLAFSPRRTTISTCGIVPGIIKLADSGIRTKLAVSLNSAIDAVRDQIMPINLKYPLAQLKNALLYYQQKSPFRITIEYILIPGVNMSSTDIKALRRFAGDLSCKINFIPYNPVPNLPFEAPGKAQIETFMTAAMSIPQAVTLRKSKGADIMGACGQLALAKTSLTGEIHE
- a CDS encoding putative sugar nucleotidyl transferase; the encoded protein is MIVFDDHLSDAFHPITLTRSVSDIRCGILKLRQRLQNVFGDEDQAVWIDHSLLEVYLHRHPDWQVNQASESDSLLVNSRLIPCEKAYAEIKTLQPQQALIREDSIVAFRTSGIFAQLPTIEELQERGVRCSECDLDLYQNLAQIILDNPRLIKEDFELFFYDKDNSFETEPGVTVLNPYNVWIGENVSLKPGVVLDASDGPIVIDEDACVMSNAVIMGPCYIGKKSLIKIGAKIYGGTSIGAVCKVGGEVECSIFQAFSNKQHDGFLGHAFVGEWVNIGADTNNSDLKNTYKNVAFHSYRENCMIDSGSMFLGSIIADHVKLGINCSINTGCVIGIGANLYGANLISGFIPDFSWGEAGNLVSYRFDAICDTAKLVKQRRGLELSSPEIKLLKHISENT
- a CDS encoding glycosyltransferase yields the protein MIKYAFLIVSALICSGFVTYILFVIRFYRGYRDYRPQINNRKKTVSVIVVSRNEAKNLATLMTTLINQDYQKELYEIIIADDDSEDDTETVINRYQNMGIPINYMRILGRDNVISPKKQAMEQAIKASHGEIILTTDADCIVPLTWISTMVEAFVPGVSMVAGYSSTLLKNWGEASILHKYEHFDFAGTYMVLGGGYTLGKSWACIGQNLAYTRAAFDAVGGFDKIRHLISGDDVNLMQLMRRQGHRIIFNFDKRSFVNTLPVKSWHQLVNQRSRWASNMKYQLKFNPEFFFILLTMAFMYWGALVMLIFSWKLALIIFALRVCIEHIFISYARSHFNVSARMLRFYPLWLIIQTFFLVFTMVLGQFNLFVWHGKRPYKGVSQ